The Mauremys reevesii isolate NIE-2019 linkage group 1, ASM1616193v1, whole genome shotgun sequence genome segment cgccctctgcaggtggGGTCTCGTCCACCAGCGCtctgctttctccaccttctttgGACCCACGTCGCTCTCTGGACCACGGTGTGAGTAATGTATcggggggtagctgtgttagtctgtatccacagaaacaacaaggagtctggtgggatcttaaagactaacagatttatttgggcataagctttcgtggataaaaaaacctcacttcttcagatgcatggagtgatgCATTGGCAAGTTTCTGAGTGGGACATGATGTGGAGTCTCGGAGTCCACAGCTCACATGAGAGGGATCTCACAACCTCCAGCTAGTTCTGGAAACCTCACATTCACCTTGAGAagatggtgcaggatcagggtcccTCTTCCGGCCTTCCCTCTGCATCCCACCCAACGAACAGTCCCTGCCAGAGCGGGAGTCAATTTCCCTCTTGGTGTGATGGAGACACAGTGATTATGGAAGGggagtcaggactgctgggttTTGTCTGTCATTATGCCATCAATCTCTGTGTGGCCTTGTCCAATTTATGTCTCACAGTGTCACAGTTTACCTATATGAATAATGGGGATACATTCATAGCGACTTTCCCTTTGTTAGGTGCTCTGTTAATCCTTCAGAGAAAGGTGTTGCACAGGATGTTGATAGTTACTGATAAGAATTACTGATCTCTGACCTCTTAGCAACAGTCCTGTGTATTAGCAGAGTCTCTTTGTGTCTCCCCTCAATCTTCCATCTCCAGATCTGTTTGTCTACTGTCTACCCATCCCTCCTGGCAATTTACAGGGTATCATTCCCTATGGGGACGTAGGTGTTATCCCTTTTTTTCTTcaattataatttttaaatatacacaaatacacagagcagcccATTCCTCTGGGGCTCAGCAGAGAGTcgaagagttctcatctcccttagggaaggtcccttaattactgtttactacAAAAGCTGGATAAATAACACAGAAGTGCAGACCAGATTTTCTCTTGCCCGCTTACATTAAGGTGACGCTTCTCTGCTAGAGACTGAATGAACcccactgggattgcacagagtTATATTATAAATGGTGCACACCCCTGTGTCTCAGTGCGGGATGTTGCTGCAGATGCagggtgagagaggtgtgggaaacgactacctgagggggatttccagggaagacacttccatctcagaattcacaggtaccatctcttcCTGAGGCACTCACCTGCTTTACAAACTCAGTGCAACGTGGGCGTCATGGGATACAGTGTAAGTTTGTGGTCCATTCCGCTCAGCACAGCCATTAAACATCCCAGGGCCCTTGCCACAGGGGATGTGTTTGCTCCAATAGAACTGGCCAAAATGTCCTCCTTTGATTAACATCCCTGCCCGTCCCGGCTGATGCCATTCAGCATGGAGGTGGGTGTATTTCTGTGGCACAGGGCAGCATTCAAGATTAAAGGTGGTAGAAGTACaatacaaggccaaattctgatgcCATGGTCCATAGTTCGGTCAGGCCCCACTATGGGAAAACTCCCCTGGATAAGAACTGAGTAAAGACCTGAGAAGACTGATGTGTGTTAATAGGCAGAGACTGTCACCTCCTTCTCTTGAatctcagggctctggctgttaaCTGGGAGGGcgttgggtgggtgggtgggtaggtgggACTGTTACCGGATTTTAATCTGCTGGAGACCATGGAGGTGGAACAACACGGTTAAGACCTATGTTCTCCTAGCTTCATTCAAGTAGTCGGCTTTACTGTCATTCCTGAAAGTTTCAAAGAACAATTCAGCTGTAAGCAGACAtccagcatgggaaatttcacTCCCAGTGCTTGAAGACTGGAAAACTTCAGCTGAAACTGAGGTCTTCTCATTGAAGATATCAGACAGCCTTAATTAAAGGTGGTGCCACCAAAGCCACCACCAATTgccaatccatttgtgaatcccattcagctTAGCTCTTCACTCCATGTCTGTAGCAAGCAGTTCCACAGACCAAATATGGATTATGTAATATGTCATATTATTAAATATGGATTGTGTCATATGTTCAGACAGTAAATGGAACTGAATGTTCTCTTGTTCGTGTGTTATGATACATAGTGAATGTAAAtgcctgatctactttctttattGATAGATTCATGGGGTCTATGGGTAGAAGGCACCATTTGATCATCCAGTCGGTCCTCTTGTATATCACagaccattacatttcacccagttacccctgtactgagcccctTAACTTGTGTATCACCAAGGCCTGGTTCACACCAGGATTTTACATTGCAGACTCATAGAGACACtgcatccgacgaaatgggtattcgcccacgaaagctcatgctgcaaaacgtctgttagtctataaggtgccacaggactctttgctgcttttacagatccagactaacaccgctacccctctgatactgcacGATAATGCACCAGAAGGGtcatgtcgaagaaaaactcagttctcacttttatgtttggatgcagcaaaatcaaatactttattatttctccagtaattaccatggagggagagagtgccataggacacagggtcctggacaggtctctcaactggtaaaaatcacagcaagcctttataccttttacagacaatttctagcaataatacagacagtaaaaaacaacaactacattttgtttatacatagcaaaaaggcttatcttatttgtctcaatcctaagaaaagcaagcctgcattttggttagtgattgcaaggtcataataactttgtacacagttcctgtcctgtcgcctcgcactatctttgctcctacaagtcttacgtcattaaggttacagtatggcctgactcttgctaactaacattcattaagatctcttcaaatccttgttaattatttactggcttccacagtcaCCTAGTCtcaccccctgccaagatgcaggagaTGTTCAGCCTAAACCATCCCAGGCAGATGGCTGTCCCTTCTCCTTTTTGTCCGCCTGTTGTTACAGTTAGGAGGTTTTTTCtgaaatttaatctaaatctgctgtgctgtagtttgaacccttTGCCTCTGGTCCTGCTCTCTGCGGCAGGAGAGAAAAACTTTCCTCCAcgtttttatggcagcctttcaagtaacCGAAGACTGCTGTCATGTCCCCCcttcaatctcctcttttccaaactaaagacACCCGGTTCCTTCAGCTTGTTCATCCGGCTTGCACTGCATCCCTcggaatattaaaaaaaaaaaaaaatccacaccactaAGAGATGAAGCTATATCTACCTAAGCGTGGTATAGACAGCATGAGGTCGAGGGAGGAATTCATCCACTGaactagctaccacctctcgggggggtggattacctacattgaCAAGACAACCCCTGCTGTCGGTgtaagtagtgtctacactgaagcagtaAGACAGAGCctttgtagcattttaagtgtagacaagccctcatgcAGATCTTCTGGGAAAGCATCCACTCTGGGTCTGCAGACATGCAGAGTTGGAGAATCCTCCATTTCTCTTTGCAGTGTTCTCCAGTGGTTAGTCTCCCTCAGTGCTAAACATTTGGCCCTTATTTCCAACTGGAATTTGTctgacttcagtttccagccattgggcCTTCCTCTGCCTATTTCCGCCTGATTAAAGAGCCCAATACCTCTATATAAGATAAATAAATCAAGTTTttttaagtctctctctctctgaccagcATTGTCACCCACCTCAAATAATTTCTGTGGGTCTTTTCtgcaccttctccaatttttccaaatcccttttttaaatgaggacccagaactggacacagtcacttacaccagtgcatttgcagaggtaaaatccttcccctgcttCAACTCCCCACTCTCCTGTTTATGCATTAAAGGATTGCATGAGCCCTTTCGGCCAGAGCATCCCACTGGGATCTCATGATGAGTTGGGTGTCCATAGTGACCCATAAAACAGTGCCCTAGTCTGAGGATCAGGCTGGCATTTCCCGTTCCAGGATGATAACTCTGTATTACAGTGtaccaaaacattttattttgcataGTCCCGGCTCACCAAAAGCTCCAGATCAATCAGTGTGCCTACCCTGGCCTCCTCATTGTAACCACTCTGCCAATGTTTGGGTTCTTCACAAATGTTATTTGCAGTGATTATCCACTTTCTTCAAGATCATGGGTGTAAATattgaatggcatccagcctagaactgatccctgcagaaccctacTAGAAACATTCCCATTCCCTGGCAGTTGCTAgcggggtgggatagctcagtggtttgcacattggcctgttaaacccagaattatgagttcaatccttgaggaggccccTTAGGGATTTGCAGCAAAAAATGGTTCTCCTAGTAAAAGCTGGGGGGTGGAcatgatgacctttcaaggtcccttccagttctaggagattggtctaTCTCCAGTTAATTCACAAATGGTTTCTGTGATCTTTCAGTTAGCTAGTTTTTATTCCATTTTATGTGTTCTCTACTCATATCGTAGAGTGTTTCTTTGTTTATCTGAATATTTTCCCCTACTAAATCTAATGTCTCAGAGAAATTAAGGTTTAGTGCATCGGCGCAGTTCCCTTCATCAACCATACATGTACTCTTATATAATGAAAGAATTGAGATTATTTTACAAGACCTGTTTTCCATAGACCATGTTGTTGACTGGTATTAATTATAATCCTAGCTGTTTTTTTCAATAATCCCGTAAcagcttttccattgttttctaaccttgtcaaatctttttattttgaaatttccctttttttaaaatagtttaatatTTAACAGAGGCCTGCCTTGTATTTGCCTCCTTTTCGGAGATGGGAGGGTGTTCTGCTTTTGCATATTGTGTACTGCTTCCAAAGGAAATTTGTGGTTTATCAGTCgctttgtaactctggtgtttgtaactctacgTTTTTATTGTAGAGGCTGTTTCACACCCTGCTTGACTACTAATGGCCTGAAAAGTGTTTCATCGCCTGAGGTGATATGAGTATATCacactgcttctttccaaatgcagaacaaaactatTTCTTGAATACATCTGCCTTTTCtggaaaattaaaaagtttccttTTCCGTTCTAGGAGCTCACTTTAATATTTTCTagagtttctttttttcttaatatacttaataacGTCCTCTTTGTGATCCTTAACTCTGCCAAGCATGGATTTTTCTTTGATATCTTTAGCTTCCCTGATCAGTTTTCAAAACTTCTAATTTGTATTGCTTGCtatctatttttcttttctcccatGTGTTATATGTAGCTCTCCCCTGCCTAactgctgccttcactttgccactAAAGTAGGTTTTTAGCCAGAGTTGTCCACTTTCTTGACTGTGGAATCATGACTTTTTAGGGTATCCAAAACTCTTGTTCAAGAACTTCCaattttcattcccatttttctGTCCAACTTTTCCTCACAGTCAGTTTTTCTGATAATTTGCTTCAGCTTTggggaattagcccttttgaagcactaagtgtctATACATATTATTGGGTGGGGACTCTTCTCTGTTTCTCAATTTGAATGTAATGTAATTAGCTCCagtctttcttttcctttcctcaaTCATATGCTCCCTTgtttgtctcttctctaaacaGTCCTAGACTTTTCAGTCACTCTGCATATGGCAACCTCCCCGCTTCTCAAAGCCTAGCTCAGAATTCCCCTTTTTATCTgtgtgatgaactgggaatgttcttactGTGGCcagtgaatgctgagtggggggtgttggcctgggaggacgatctgcattgggggatgggagactggttGGAGGGAGAGTCACTGAGCAGGTaaggtgagaacccaggaaggggttggaGCCACGTGACACCTCTTCCCccggaagctgaacaaaggctgggggaggagaggctggggggagagagggagtttttgggaggtggctggggaatggagggaggcGCAGATGGGGGTCTGACCCCCCAAGGGGGATGTggggctcctgggaccccaagatggacctaattgggaaggatcctgttgtctgtgcctgtaagacctgtcttggactgtgttcctgtcggctaaataaaccttctgtattgtgttactggctggctgagagtcctggtgaattgcaggaagtggggtgTGCAGGTatctgactcccccacactgcgTGACAACTGGTGGGAGCGGTGGGATTTGCTGCACCCCGGGGACGtcacttcctgcagtaagtgactggggagcagtaaagcAAAGGGGGATTGATGGGGACCAGGTGTGCTGAAGAGTCAGAGAGAGACGGTTTGAGGGGGcaattaacccctgggagtgtgtgaccagcgaAAAGGACTGTTGGAGTAAGGGGGTCCCTCTGAGGACTGCAGGGAGCAGTTTCAGGGGCGGAGGAGCTTTCCGCTCGACCCTGGGAGAGAGAAGGATTTTTGCaataacagggtcccccgggggatcgcaGGAGCAGTCCCAAAGgcagaggagtctgcagctcgaccctggcagagaggggtgaCCTGAAGAATGGCTGGTGCATGAGGGGTGtccctggaaccggtgggaagcgtagagcacaggccggcgagtggccagcaggaagatgtacgCTCAGCACCTTAAGAGAGATCTTGTGGAGCtatgcaggcagggggctgcgcattgggaggtccaccaaggaacagctaattgcccagctggagaagAAGGATCGCTTGGGTGAACCGAGCCCTGTCCCGGAGGGAAGCCGCCTGGCGCATGCAGCGTGGGCCCTggggcctgacatggctgggaggggccagactgctgccgaggacaccccgagaccctgcccacctatacctaggggcagggttgggggaagcccagcgaaTACCGAGGCACCCTGACCCCGGCAGCCAACAGGGGATTCTCCCGGcggagctccctgtccctggaacggatgcggctggaatatgacagggaggcgctcgagttaaggaggcaagaactgaagcAGGAGCGGGAGGAACAGGAGACAGCATCAGCATGAGGAGAACCAGCATCagcatgagctggaactggcccgTCTGAGGAGCAGCGGGGCCCTGGCTgcagtgagtgaggggggacccaagactacaaagagctttgataagtgcttcctggcccggcgtaaggagggggaggacatagacaccttcctgacggcctttgagacggcctgcgtgctgcacagggttgaccctgcagacaggctccagttcctcacccccttactggactccacagccatggaggtgtacagccgaatgaaaggggcggaggcaggggactacgaacggttcaaacaggccctgctccgtgagtttgggctgacccctgagatgtaccggaagaggttccggagtcaacataaaaCCCGTGAGGTCACATACCtccaactggtcaaccgggcgcaggggtatgcCCACAAGTtgacagctggggcccaaactaaagaggacctgcttgatctattcatactggagcacctgtatgagcagcgCTCATCTGAACTGAGGCTGTGGCTGATGGACCAAAAGCCAAAGAACCCACAGCACACGGGCCAGCTGGCCGACAAGTTTGTGGACAGTCACGCAGGGGATAACAAGGAGGAgtcccaaggacgtgggggtgcacccGCATTTGCCCACTGAGGTGTTGATGGGGGGACCTGGAGGACTGGCCCAGCAGTTTCCAGGGTGCCCTGGTCATAACCCGTAGCCAGAGCCGGCAAGGAGCATGACACCCTGACAACGGGAAGGGTACCTTGCCCGAGGCACAGGATCCTAACCCAGTGGGGAGGGAATGCTCAGGGACACGActcagagaggctgcggcctcagacccagccagtgAGAAAGAGCAGGtctccatccctgtcccagctgctgagtaccaggccaagttgcagaaagatccctcctcgCGGAAGATAAGGGAACTGGCCGAACTCGGTGTGGTACAGACCATGGGGGGAGGTTGctggaaaaggttcctgtgggagaaggggtttctgtaccgagaatgggctcccctaGGGAAAATGGAGTcgggggggatcaggaggcagctgatgGTACCCCAGAAGTATCGCCGCCAGCTGCTGTAccgggcccatgacattcccctctcagggcaccagggaactTGCCGTACGCAGCAGCAGCTGCTacggaacttttactggcctggggtctttactcatgtccggcagcactgccgctcctgtgacccctgccagatggggaggaaggcccgggagAAGGAGAAAATGGCTGTAGGGCCTTTCCAGAGGGAGGCCCAGGTTAAAAGTGGGActctgaaccaagagagcccgaatcacagcccctGAGACTGGAACGCTGGGAGAAGACCCCAGCCCAGCttgaaccccaggggtattggggtgggaaAATGGCACGGGACACATAAGCCTTCTCACATGCATGTAATTCTCACCAAGGAATGGGAGGAAACATGGGTAGGTTTGAACTTCCCCAGATCACTGGCTAAAGTGACCCCGCTGAGTTCGGTcttgaaggggggagagatgtgatgaactgggactgttcttactgtggcctgtgaatgctgagtggggggtgttggcctgggaggacgatctgcattgggggatgggagattGGCTGGAAGGAGAGTCACTGAGCAGGTAACGTGAGTACCCAGGaaggggttggaggccaggtaacacctctgccccggaagctgaacaaaggctggaggggaggagacactggAGGGTGAGAAGGGTTTCagaagctggctggggaatggaggggagcccagacagggctctgacTCCCCAAGGGGTCTGTGGGGCTCCTGAGACCTCAATATGgacctaattggggaggatcctgttgtctgggCCTGAAAGACCTGTCTTGGAATGTGTTCCTGTcggctaaataaaccttctgctttactggatggttgagagtcacggtgaaccgcaggaagccgggggtgcaggtcTCTCACTCCTCCACACTACGTGACAATACCCTTTATAGACACTGGGTGACCAAAACTGAGTGTTTGTCCACAGCAGGTTATTTTCCAACCCTTTTCTTATGCATCCAAACATTGTCTTTGTTTTGGCCACTGCTACAAATCAGCTGTTGTTTCCGTAGAGTTGTTATCAGTGATGACAAGGTCTTTTCCCTGAGGTGTATTTCCAGCTAGTGCCCATTATTTTTTCCCACACCACAATGTATACAAATTATTGATGCCGGGAACCCCATTGGCATTAGTATGGCGAGTTGTTGATAATTAATttatctgaataatgaaaatgtcatttttcaatgAGCAAAGAGCAACCAATCTGCTTCTCCCATCAAAACAGCCTCCAGTAGTTCATGAAGTGTCTGATATTCatattgtctctccatccaggcagTTCCACTGCAATCATCACCCTAGACCCTGGGCATATACAGAAAGTCAGGGGAACATACGGTACAAGTAGGAGACACCATTCTGCTTCGGAGTTGTACAACTTCTCCCttgctccatgtcagattccaacacaaccgaattcaccaacccctccaccttcatcctgctcggaattcctggcctggaggccgcccatgtctggatctccatccccttctgcgcCATGTACGctatagccatcttggggaattTCACTGTCCTCTTCATCGTGAagagggagccgagcctccatgaaCCCATGTATTATTTCCTCTGCATGTTGGCCGTCactgacctggtcctgtccacATCCACCATGCCCAAAATACTGgcaatcttctggttcaattccagggagatcgatttcagtgcctgccttgCCCAGCTGTACTTTATTCACTGCTTCTCAGCAATCGAGTCTGGAATCTTTGTGGCCATGGCTGTGGATCGGTACGtagccatctgccatcccctgagacattccaccatcctgacaaaccacATGGTGGTCAAAATTGGCCTGGCCGTCGTGCTGCGTGTCAGCTTGCTTTCACtaccctatcccttcctggtgaggcggtggccatattgcaggaccaacatcatcccccataCACACTGTGAGCATATGtatgtggtgaagctggcctgctcCGACACCCAcatcagtagttactatggcctATTTGTGGTATTCTGTGGGATTGGactggatgtgttttttattgttgtgtcctatatccagatcctcagggccatcttcagcctccccacaaaagatgcccggctcaagacttttgggacctgcagctcccacctctgtgtcatcttagccttttacatcccaaTTCTCTTCTCTTCCTTCACATCCCGATTTGGGCACAATTTACCCCGTCATTTTCACGTTTTTATTGGCAACATGTACCTCCTTGTGCCCCCCATGctgaaccccatcatctacggggtgaggaccaaacagatccgggacaggacGCTCCAGatctttactcataaagggactaaagttttctcctggtgctcttaGGTCTGAGACCTAGGTCCATGCAGAcctggctggtgacatggtgcCGGGTCGTGTCCCCTGAATCACTTACTGGGCAGTCAAAGACACATTAAACCCTTTCCTGGTTTTACTGAGCTTTCTCAGCATGACGTACTATGGAATTGGTGTACGTACAACTCATTAACacatagggttgccacctttctaactaTAATTCTAATTGTAACTGGACACCTTTTAAACCTGGACACCTGGACACCTGCCCCTTGCCCAACCTTTTCCCCCAAAATCCCCactggactacaagctgtcaggaacagtatccctgatgatgccacagcaacaactggttgctgagctctgtgcctttatcctcacacacaactatttcaaatttgatgacaatatatatctccagatcagtggcaccgctatgggcacccgcatggccccacaatatgccaatatttttatggccgacctggaacaacacttcctcagctcccgtccactcatgccccttctctacctatgctacattgatgacatcttcatcatctggacccatgggaaggagactctggaaaaattccaccatgatttcaacagcttcctccccaccatcaacctcagcctggaccaatctacatgggaggtccactttctagacacaacggtgcaaataagtgatggtcacattaacaccaccctataccgaaaacctaccgaccgctatgcctaccttcatgcctccagcttccatcccgggcacaccacaagatccattgtctacagccaagcactgaggtacaaccgcatctgctctaaccctgcagacagagaccaacacctacaaaatct includes the following:
- the LOC120383322 gene encoding olfactory receptor 52R1-like, whose product is MSDSNTTEFTNPSTFILLGIPGLEAAHVWISIPFCAMYAIAILGNFTVLFIVKREPSLHEPMYYFLCMLAVTDLVLSTSTMPKILAIFWFNSREIDFSACLAQLYFIHCFSAIESGIFVAMAVDRYVAICHPLRHSTILTNHMVVKIGLAVVLRVSLLSLPYPFLVRRWPYCRTNIIPHTHCEHMYVVKLACSDTHISSYYGLFVVFCGIGLDVFFIVVSYIQILRAIFSLPTKDARLKTFGTCSSHLCVILAFYIPILFSSFTSRFGHNLPRHFHVFIGNMYLLVPPMLNPIIYGVRTKQIRDRTLQIFTHKGTKVFSWCS